Proteins encoded within one genomic window of Sulfurovum sp. XGS-02:
- a CDS encoding NADH-quinone oxidoreductase subunit J: MYEIVAFYLFSALIIGLFLITVMSKNILYAMTSLAAGMVLISGFFFILGADFLGVVQLVVYVGAVMALYAFAMMFFDATRDIKEKNTNNALVFLLGGLSALVLVLMFAAPIFSESVQALYPMHEGVGNAQDVGIVLFTKYLVPFEVAALMLLVAMIAGIILAGKKMDVSLTEDMGADDEIMIVKDEK, encoded by the coding sequence ATGTATGAAATCGTAGCCTTTTACCTATTTTCGGCTTTAATAATAGGACTTTTCTTGATCACAGTGATGAGTAAAAACATACTCTATGCGATGACATCACTCGCAGCGGGTATGGTACTTATCTCTGGATTCTTTTTCATCTTGGGTGCAGACTTCCTTGGTGTAGTGCAACTTGTTGTGTATGTCGGGGCAGTCATGGCTCTCTATGCATTTGCGATGATGTTCTTTGATGCAACAAGAGATATCAAAGAGAAAAATACAAATAATGCGCTAGTCTTCTTGCTTGGCGGGTTGTCGGCATTGGTACTGGTACTGATGTTTGCTGCACCTATCTTTAGTGAGAGTGTACAGGCACTATACCCAATGCATGAAGGTGTAGGAAATGCACAAGATGTAGGTATTGTACTCTTTACAAAGTATCTTGTACCGTTTGAAGTGGCAGCACTGATGTTACTTGTAGCGATGATCGCTGGGATTATACTTGCCGGTAAGAAAATGGATGTGAGTCTCACTGAAGATATGGGTGCAGATGATGAAATTATGATAGTAAAGGATGAAAAATGA
- the nuoI gene encoding NADH-quinone oxidoreductase subunit NuoI — protein sequence MSLEQFKNRNVGTQNYMTVDAGSKPETAMAQFSQVAKRTVKGELFVGLWVTMRSMVKALFKNDMHTVKYPFEKMPISPRYRAIHDMLRLLESGNYRCIGCGLCEKICISNCISMDTRYDENQRKEVSEYTINFGRCIFCGYCAEVCPELAIVHGPRYENASEQRAGFSLFEDMLTPLDKLNLQQEYDGFGAISPNADENIKKTPLAY from the coding sequence ATGAGTTTAGAACAATTTAAAAACAGAAATGTAGGTACACAAAACTACATGACAGTGGATGCAGGAAGTAAACCTGAAACCGCTATGGCACAGTTCTCTCAAGTGGCGAAAAGAACGGTGAAAGGTGAGCTTTTTGTAGGACTATGGGTCACCATGAGATCAATGGTCAAAGCACTTTTTAAAAATGATATGCATACAGTCAAGTATCCATTTGAGAAAATGCCTATCTCTCCAAGATATAGAGCGATCCATGATATGCTTAGACTACTTGAGTCAGGTAACTACCGATGTATCGGTTGCGGTCTTTGTGAAAAGATATGTATCTCCAATTGTATCTCTATGGATACAAGATATGACGAGAACCAACGTAAAGAAGTGAGTGAATATACGATCAACTTCGGTCGTTGTATCTTCTGTGGGTATTGTGCAGAAGTGTGTCCTGAACTTGCGATTGTTCACGGGCCGCGTTATGAGAATGCTTCAGAGCAAAGAGCTGGATTCTCCCTCTTTGAAGATATGTTAACACCTCTGGATAAACTGAACTTACAGCAAGAGTATGATGGATTTGGTGCGATATCTCCAAATGCAGATGAAAACATTAAAAAAACACCATTAGCATATTAG
- the nuoH gene encoding NADH-quinone oxidoreductase subunit NuoH has translation MEETTLIQNLPEVTALGVIIKAIIILAVISAIAGFGTYIERKVLAFMQRRLGPMHVGPYGLLQIAADGIKLFTKEDIIPQNANKLIFMVAPVITAATAFIALSAVPVFPDFTIPEFIPVLGGTFVPSIASDLNIGVLFVLGMMAAGLYGPLLAGMSQANKWGIIGSARTAIQFLSYEVVTGLSILAPIMLVGSLSFVDFNEAQSGGIGSWLIWQQPVAFVLFLIAGFAETNRTPFDLLEHEAEVVSGYATEYSGMRWGMFFIGEYANMITVAIIASIVFLGGFDVEGAFGWLFIILKIAFFFFLMLWVRASWPHIRPDQLMWLCWKVLMPIAVINILITAIVMMV, from the coding sequence ATGGAAGAAACAACACTTATACAAAACCTACCAGAAGTTACTGCATTAGGTGTGATCATTAAAGCCATTATCATTTTGGCTGTGATTTCGGCAATTGCAGGTTTTGGTACATATATAGAAAGAAAAGTACTTGCATTTATGCAAAGACGTCTTGGGCCGATGCACGTAGGACCTTATGGTTTACTGCAAATTGCGGCTGATGGTATTAAACTCTTTACAAAAGAGGACATCATCCCACAAAATGCAAATAAACTGATCTTTATGGTTGCACCGGTCATTACAGCAGCAACAGCATTTATTGCACTTTCTGCTGTACCGGTTTTTCCGGATTTTACGATTCCTGAGTTTATTCCTGTGCTTGGCGGTACATTTGTACCGTCGATCGCATCTGACTTGAACATCGGTGTATTGTTTGTACTTGGTATGATGGCAGCAGGACTTTATGGCCCACTTTTGGCTGGTATGTCACAGGCGAACAAATGGGGGATCATTGGATCAGCGAGAACGGCGATCCAGTTTTTGTCATATGAAGTCGTGACAGGTCTTTCGATCTTGGCTCCTATCATGTTGGTGGGTTCATTGTCATTTGTTGATTTTAATGAAGCACAGTCTGGCGGTATCGGTTCATGGCTGATCTGGCAACAACCTGTAGCGTTCGTACTGTTCCTGATCGCAGGATTTGCAGAGACGAACAGAACACCATTTGACCTTCTTGAGCATGAAGCAGAGGTTGTTTCGGGGTATGCAACAGAATATTCGGGTATGAGATGGGGTATGTTCTTTATCGGTGAATATGCAAACATGATCACTGTTGCGATCATCGCTTCGATCGTATTCCTAGGTGGATTTGATGTAGAAGGTGCATTTGGATGGTTGTTTATTATCCTTAAAATTGCATTCTTCTTCTTCTTGATGTTATGGGTAAGAGCATCATGGCCACATATCAGACCAGATCAGCTCATGTGGCTTTGCTGGAAAGTATTAATGCCGATCGCGGTTATCAATATTTTGATCACTGCTATCGTGATGATGGTATAA